One Conger conger chromosome 7, fConCon1.1, whole genome shotgun sequence genomic window, CAGTGTCAGTTCCGGGGATTTAATCATGCTGGAGCATTACTGTATTATTCTGTGTCAAATCCCTCCTCCCGCCAGGATCTCTCCATCATTGATATTTCCTGAGTGAGACAGTCATCCTGGCGTGGGATTAACACTCCCCTCATATAAACCGCCGTTCCccactgtttgtgtttttgtgcttcGCAGGAGTCTGCAGCCGGAAGCGGGAaggtgtgagctgtgagtgcgcgttggtgtgtgtggtgagtgtgtgtgtgtgtttggcaatGCCACGGCTGCTCTGTCCAGCCCATGGTTTATGGCGGGAATGGACTCGGAGCCGATCAGGCATTCCTGATGCAGAACAAACCCGAACTTGCGCCCCTCCCCGCCATGCTGGGGTGCTCGGCCTCCTGCTGCTGGCGCTCTGCCTCCCCGTCAACAGCCACGCCACCGTCTTCAAGGTGGGCCTGGTTGGACCGTGGTCGTGTGACCCTCTCTTCGGCAAGGCCATGCCTGACTTGGCGGCTCGGTTGGCCGTGAACAGGATCAACCGGGACGCCTCCCTGTCACCGGACTCCTCCTTCGACTACGTGGTTTTGGAGGAGGACTGCCAGACCTCGGGGGCCCTGCGGGGGTTCCTGGGGTACTACACCCATGCCTCTGCCTTCGTGGGACCTGCCAACCCGGGCTACTGCGAGGGCGCCGCCCTGCTGGCCAGGAGCTGGAACAAAGCGCTGTTCTCCTGGGCCTGCGTTGGCCACGAGCTGGAGGAGACACACAGGTATCCCAACCTGGCCCCAACCTTGCCCACACCCACCCTGGCGCTGCTGGCCTTACTGCGCCACTTCCGCTGGGCGCACGTGGGCGTGGTGTCCTCAGAGGAGGACGTCTGGGTGGAGACGGCCAGCAAAGTTGCCGGTACCCTGCGGAGCCATGGCCTCCCGGTGGACCTGGTGACCTCCACGGGCCCGGACCCTCCCAGCATGCGCCACGCCCTGGCCAAGATTAAGAGGGCGGAGTACCTGAGGCGTAAGTGTTCACTCTGAGGCCACAGATCATCCCCAGCAACCAGATTTGCAGCACTCGCCTTCTGCCTTCTGTCCTCTCTTAATACTACATTAATACGACACTAATATCCAACACACTTTTCCtgttactacttttgtgttactttcaatcCATTTCGTGTCAAGGTTACTACTTTTGGGTTACTCATATACAATTTCTGTGTTACAAAGGGAAACTTTTTAACGTAGACTGTTTTGAAAGTAACACCAGACGTGTTGTGCTTAACTAGATATCTAAGTGTGTTAAAGATTATGtgacattatttgtttttaatgcatCTTTTCTGAAAGGGTTCTGTATTCTAGGTCAGAACATTCATTGCCATTGGCATTGTCCTTGGTCACACCTCCAGAATATCCATAAAAGGATTTTTCCAATTCAGCTTCATAGTCGAGAAACAGATATTTTAATGTTAAGAATAAGTAGCTGATCATCTGTTGTTCTGTAGAATCACTGTATCCACTATCAACTTgctgtgtaaaaacacttaattaTCCCCATTGGGAGAATTCTGAACTGTCCTGGGCATTTCAGTAAGCCTCTCTACTGTTGTTCTTCTGGTTGCAGTctgatttattatttcatttttcattcaatgTTTTGAGGGCTTTTCAAACACGCACaggttaacccttgtgtagtcttaacattctgtatactcctcttgttctaagggtaaaaaatgacctgccTTCAGTAAACCCCTAAAacaaagcagcttaattgaatttgaattaattgaattgtattttgcatgaagaaactacctgtcactcatcacaaactttgtcatcaaatttaaagttgaaaaaagataatttaggtagttttctctgctgttaaacgtAGTATCGGGTCAattttgacccttaggacaacACACGGGttaaatatatgacatataCTCATTACTTACCTCTTTGATGCATAGGCCCCTCAGTACCCCTTTAAACACAGTGGAAATGCAGTGGAAATGTATGATTTGGTGATTTCTGTGTGGCTCCTCCCCTGCAGTGGTGATCCTCTGCATGCACTCCGTGCTGATTGGAGGGGAGACGCAGAAGCGTTTCCTGGAGACGGCCTACGACATGCGCGTGACGGACGGCTCTGTGGTGTTTGTGCCGTACGACACGCTGTTGTACAGCCTGCCGTACCGTGACGTGCACTACCCCGCCCTGCAGAACAACAGCAAGCTTCGGCGTGCCTACGATGCGGTGCTCACCCTGACGCTGGAGTCCCCCGGCCCCTCCTTCTACCAGGCCTACCAGGAGGCCGTGATGCACAGCGAGCTGCCAAATACCCTCAAACCCCATCAGGTACAGCCGGGAACGTCTGCAACTCTCAGGCCTGCTCTAGATGACTGATCAACCAATAAGCTTAGAACCGAGTTCGAGGAGGATCTTTGACCAATGGGcagccagcaggggtcactaggCTGCGATGAATGCAGAACCCTATCCGAAGATACTTTGCAAAGCCAGTCTTAGTTAAGACATTTTGTATTGGCTGGGTTATTAGTAGCCATTTTTGCACATTATCCATGTATAGTATAAAGTTGCCATAAACATGAACTGGAAGCATCTGTATTGTAATTATTGCTTTAGATTAGccttgcaataataataataataataataataataataataataactttatttgtatagcgcctttcCAGCTGTACAGAACAAGGTGCTTCACAAAATACATGCAGCAGAATTAAAACAAAGGCAAGAGAGTGAATGCAATGCAAGATAATAACAGACAAGGTCAAACTCAGCACTGCATAAAAGATAAATGGGGCCTGGGCCACTTCTGTATGGAGAGAGGCGAGGCAAAGTTTTAATTTAAGGGAACAGCTAGCACTATAATAAAGTATCTTGTTAAAGTAATTCCATCTCTTTCCTACTTTTTTACTTACTTTCACCACCCGGTGTAGTGACCAGTGGTGCAGTTCGGTGTGAGTATAATCCATTCAGTTGGATTGTGCTATCCATTATCCTATAATCTGCACTATCTCTTAATCTCTTTAATCAGTTTTGTCGCAGCTAATTTTACCTGAAGCCTACTGTATATGTAAGAAGGATATTCGattcacacctacacactctggATCATACATTTAAAGATTTATAGTAGATCTCAGTTTAACTGTAGGCTAAAGCATCTcactgaatgtgtctgtgtctgtatacctgtatgtatttatatgtgtatgtttgtgttgcttatatgtgtgtatatgtgtctataTCTATattcgtgtgtttgtgtgcatgcttacacctgtgtgcatgcatgtgtgttggtgtgcatgtgtgtgtttgcatgtgtgtgtgtgtttgtgtgcatgggtccctgtgtgtccctgtgtgtgtgtgcatgccccgGCATgcgtctgtatgtatgtacgtgtgtgcatttgtgtgtgtgtgcgtgttcctaCCTGTGTgcctactctctccctctccaccccagctgatgtgtggtgagcattctggtgcaaaatggctgccgttgcatcacccaggtgactgctacacattggtggtggctgaGGCGAGTTTTCCCccccatcactgtaaagcgctttgagtgtgagaaaagcgctgtataaatgcaactCTCTATATGCGTgcctgcgcgtgtgtgcgtgctcctGTGTTGCAGGTGTCTCCTCTGTTCGGCACCCTGTACAGCTCTGTGCTGCTGGCGGCCCAGGCTCTGCAAGGTGTGCGGGACTCGGGGGAGTGGCTGTCAGGGGAGAGCCTGGCCCGGCACGGCCGTGGCCTCAGCTTTACCGGCTTCGCCCAGCGGGTGCTCGGTAACAGCTCCGGGGCCTGCCTGCCGCACTACACCCTGCTGGACACGGATGGGCAGTCCTGCTCCCTGCACCCCACCCACCGCATCGACGCGCAGGACGCCATGGTGAGGTACCTGGGCCGGCACATTCACTTCCCCCGTGGCGCTGCCCCCAAAGCTGACTCCAGCTGCTGGTTCACCCACGGCAAGATCTGCACTGGAggtgaggaagggagggagggagagagactgagagaatgtgagagagagaacgtaGGGGTCAGGTGGAGGTTGGGCTGTCaggtgaggggagggaggggtctaATTAAGAATTCAACAAAAGACATATTTAAGATATGTATATATCCGCACGTGCAAGtagaaagtacacacacacaaaaagagtCAAAAAGAGACTCATGAGATTAGATATAAGATCATTCAACTGCATAAGGAAGGTTTGTGTTTCTGCGTTTGTTTTGGACTCCAGGGGTGGATCCCTTCTATGTCCTGAGCATCTTCCTGTCTGTGTTCCTGCTGGTCTTGATCCTGATGGGGGCCTTGTTCTTCATAAGGTATGGCCATCAGCATAATTGCACTGCATGTTACAGTTATCACATTCAACTGTAGCTAAGGTGATCGACGTATGACTAGTATTTTGTCTTAGTCTGAACCTTGTCACTTATGGTGCATGGACGTCCCACAAAATAGATATAATGTTTACCATGCGCCGCAGATTCTCCTCCTAAACTTTCTGTGTCCCTACGTCTTCCTACGTGTCCCTACATGTCCCTACCTGTCCCTATGTGTCCCTACGCGTCTCTATGTGTCCCTATGGATCCTTACGTGTCCCCACGTGTCCCTACACATCCCTACGCTTCGCTATGTGTCCCTACGTGTCCATATATATCCCTACGTGTCCCTACATGTCCATATGTGTCCCTACATGTCCCTACACGTTCCCTTGCATCTCTACGTGCCCCTATGTGTCCCTATGTGTCCCAGACGACGCATCAGCAAGATCAGAAAGGTCCGTGGCCCAAACAAGATTCTTCTGACCCTGGCTGATGTCACATTCATCAACCCATCACTAAGCAACAAGGTCAGAGCCAGGGAACACCACTAAATGTACCTGAAAGATCATAGGTCAAAGAAGTTTGGGTTGCTAGGTGGCAGGTTGTGAATTTGGCCAGGAGACCAGGGAATCCCCTACTCTTTTCAATAATTGGCATGGGGTCTTTAATagccacagtgagtcaggacctcagtttaatgtctcatcccAAATAAAGCACTTGCTAGTGCTAGAATCTCGAGTTGGAGTATCCCCTTTCTGAATATGGAGACCTCTAACGCTCTGCTTAGCCATGGCCAGTTAGTTTTTGTGTACCCCATGCTCCTGAGTCTCTCCAGGACGATGGCGTGAAGGGTGTGAAATCACTGAGAGCATAGCTGTTTAATGTGCCATCTGTATTCTTGCTATAAAAAATTGATCAGCGCTTAACCTGTGTGCAGAAGCTGAGTATGAGTGAAAGCAAGAGCAGCGATGTGGGGCGCAGTCCATCTGACGCAGACCTCAGCCTTAAATCCCCGttctcctccgtcagcctggccCCCGCCACGTACGACAACTCCAACGTGGTCGTCTACGAGGTGAGGAGGCCGGGTCAGGGCAGTGATGGGAGTGTGAGGCTGGGAATGTCATCGCTTCTTTCGAAGTACCGCTGTTCAGCCTTCTTCCCATCCATTCAGGGGCTGAAATGAAACTGGAATACCAAATGAGTAgcacctttgaccagtcagcGACATTAATGAATCAGTGAATTACCAGATAGAAAAAAAACTGGGTCAGAGTCGAGTATCTGAGTGCTAGAATACAATTGTTAAATTGGTATTACTTGCTTCAGTCTTTGTTGCAAACCAATACATTCTAGAAACTGCCATAGAGTGGTTAATACAACATTTTCAGTGtgacagaaaaatggcaggatattttgtcaaattaaatataatttgatcaaacaaaataacagaaatagtGGTAGCATGTGCACTTCCTTGCAATGCCTACTGGCTCTGTCATAAATACAGTGGACAAAACCAGGATATTTCCAGCTTTGGGCTTTCTTTCATTTACTGACATTTCTGTTTATCATTTTTTCAGTGCTTATTTTCTCTCAGTCTAGAATGGGCAATCACAAACTTTCTTTTCCAGGGAGATTGGGCATGGCTTAAAAAACTCCCATCGGGACATTTTGGAGCCATCACCCCGAAAACCAGTGACGTTTTTGAAATGGTTGGTTTGCAGTACAAGCATGATGATGCCTGTTAAGTCATTTCTGGCGGTGATGAGGATGATCTGTGACTGGAATGCATTGCCCCCCTTTCCAGATGAAGGACATGAGGCATGAAAACGTGAATCCCTTCCTGGGGTTCTTCCATGACTGCGGAATGTTTGCCCTGGTGACGGAATTCTGTTCCCGTGGCAGCCTGCGGGACCTGCTGCAGAACGAGGATGTCAAACTAGACTGGATGTTCAAGTCCTCGCTGCTGCTCGACCTCATCAAGGTAAACGCACCACACCTCGCACCTACTGAATTATCAGCTTCATAATAACCTAAAATTAACAGAAAAAAGTACCACGTGTTATGTACGTAACTTAAAGcacatttctacatggtgaaaccaaagtgtataaaaacaCCCTTCAATAAGAAACACCCTTCAATtaagaatgtgcactttaaccgcaTTTAAAATGCTTCATTACGTGTAGTACAgtgctaaataaaaatatatgtatttgtcccaaacattatggagctctctGTATATAAATATCCAGTCTGCAATTTTAAATAGAGCTGAACCCCAACTGTGAGTCCAGACTCCTGTGACCCACATCACAAGGGCTCTGCCTCTGTTCCTTCCGCAAAATATACTTTTACCAAAatcaaaataacacaaaataaacaggtCATCAGACAGTTCCTCTCATCGAGGGTCAGATTGTTTGCAGCTAGCCTGTACGGGGCACACTCACTGCTTCCCCCATAaatgactgagcatgctcatagGGTATCTGTGGCAgtacactgagcatgctcactaTGTCTTTCTCTGGTAAACAAAGCACTGTATGGGCACCTCTCTGTCAGAGAACTGTGTGTGCTCACTGTGTCTTTCTTTGGTAAACAAAGCACTGTATGTGCACCTCTCTGTCAGAGAACTGTGTGTGCTCACTGTGTCTTTCTTTGGTAAACAAAGCACAGTATGTGCACCTCTCTGTCAGAGAACTGTGTGTGCTCACTGTGTCTTTCTTTGGTAAACAAAGCACTGTATGGGCACCTCTCTGTCAGAGAACTGTGTGTGCTCACTGTGTCTTTCTTTGGTAAACAAAGCACTGTATGTGCACCTCTGTCAGAGAACTGTGTGTGCTCACTGTGTCTTTCTTTGGTAAACAAAGCACTGTATGTGCACCTCTGTCAGAGAACTGTGTGTGCTCACTGTCTTTCTCTGGAGGTAAACAAAGCACAGTATGTGCACCTCTCTGTCAGAGaactgtgtgtgctctctgtgtcttTCTCTGGAGGTAAACAAAGCACAGTATGTGCACCTCTCTGTCAGAGAACtttgtgtgctctctgtctttctctggaGGTAAATAAAGCACTGTATGTGCACCTCTCTGTCAGAGAACTGTGTGTGCTCGCTGTGTCTTTCTCTGGTAAAGAAAGCACTGTATGTGCACCTCTGTCAGAGAACTGTGTGTGCTCACTGTGTCTTTCTCTCGAACAGGGCATGAAGTACCTCCACCACAGGGAGCTGTGCCATGGCCGGCTAAAGTCACAAAACTGCGTAGTGGATGGACGCTTTGTGCTCAAGATTACTGACTATGGCTACAAAGAGGTGCTAGAGGCTCAGAGGTTTCCCTATGTTCACCCACCCCCTGAGGGTGAGTGGAGTCTGCAGCACACAGGAATAGTGGTCTGTGTCACTCACACGGCTAGTAGTTTGTGGTGGTCTATATCACTCAAAGAGATGGTAGTGTGTGGTGGTCTATATCACTCAAAGGGATGGTAGTTCGTGGTGGTTTATATCACTCAAAGAGATAGTAGTTTGTGGTGTTCTATATCACTCAAAGGGATAGTAGTTTGTGGTGTTCACAGAGTGTGTGGTAGCTCACAGTTATAGCAGTACATGCTGTACAATGGTCTGTAGTGCTAGAAAGGGACACCAGGGTATGGGGGTTTATTGCAGCCTGTAGTCTTCACAGGTATAATGGCTTGTAGTGGTTTATAACAGTATGAATTGGTTTCATACTGGACTTTAATTTCCAGTTAAACTAGATTGGAAATGAAACTAGAAAATAGTAGTATAGGCTTAAAGAAATAACTAATAACTAATTACctagtgggcggcacggatggtgcagtgggtagcactgctgcctcacagcaaggaggtcctgggtttgaatccccgttggccggggcctctctgtgcagagtttgcatgttctccccgtgtctgcgtgggtttcctccgggtactccggtttcatcccacagtccaaagacatgcaggttaggctgattggagagtctaaattgcccgtaggtatgagtgtgtgagtgaatggtgtgtgtgccctgcgatggactggcgacctgtccagggtgtattcctgcctttcgcccaatgtatgctgggataggctccagccctcctgcgaccctgttcaggataagcgggttcagataatggatggatggatggataattaaCTAGTTGAaaatgacgtgtgtgtgtgtgtgtttgtccctgtgtgcctgcatgtgtgcatgtgcttgtgtgtgtacatatgcatgtatgtgtgggcATATTTCAGAGCTCCTGTGGACGGCCCCTGAGTTGCTGAGGGCCCCTCACCCAGGCATCAAAGGTTCCCAGCCGGGTGATGTGTACAGCTTCTCCATCATCATGCAGGAGGTGGTGATCCGGGGCGCGCCCTACTGCATGCTGGGCCTGCCAGCCGAGGGtagggctgtggggctgtgCTAACTGATCAGGGGTCAGCCCTGTCCATATTGTAAACTGTTCTAGTGTCAGCCCTGATCAGTTTAGAAACTGATATGGGATCAGCCCTAATCATATTATAAACTGATCTGCAGTCTGCTTTGGGTGGGTAAAAAAATACAGCTATCGGTGTAAATCAGGACTGCCTAACCTtgttcctgcaggttttcactctaaccctaacaaagaacacctcattcaacagttagAGGTCTCATTGtgttgctaattagtagaatcaagtGTGTCTAATTAGGGATGAAATGAGAAAcgtacaggactgtagatctccaggaacagggtttcgTAGCACTGGTTTACAGGTAAATAATATTTGTGGGTGGTTAATCGATGGCATGAGCAGTGATTTTGTTTAATTCTGGTTCTGGTTCGGATTCTGTTTTCTTGCAGAGCTcattctggttctggttcttgCAGAGCTCGTTCTGTTTTTGGTTCCGGCTCTTGCATAACTcattctggttctggttctggttttgGTCCTTGCAGAGCTCATTCAGAAGCTGCAGAAGCCAGTGCCCCTGTGTCGGCCGCTCGTTTCACCAGATCACGCTCCCATGGATTGCATCCAGCTGATGAAACAGTGCTGGAACGAGCAGCCGGAAAAACGCCCAACTTTCAACGATATCTTTGACCAGGTAACCTCTGCACCCCAAATTTCTGAACCGTATTAGGACCACACGGTACACTGACTCCGTGCATACTCCTCCCAgattaaaaacatgaataagGGGAAGAAGACGAACATCATCGACTCCATGCTGCGCATGTTGGAGCAGTACTCCAGCAACCTGGAGGAGCTGATCCGGGAGAGGACTGAGGAGCTGGAGATAGAGAAACACAAGACTGAGAAACTGCTCACTCAGATGCTTCCCCCGTAAGTCACACCTACCGTATCCACtgtaatacaaacacacacacacatactcatgtacaaacacacactcagtgagcacattattaggtatttattaggcttattgtatttactactgctgctgtagcctatccacttagaggtttgatgtgttgtgtgttcagtgatgctcttctgcataccactgttgtaatgtatggctatttgcgttactttcaccttcctgtcagcttccaccagtctggcccttctcctctgacctctcttattaatgACGCAttcctgcccacagaactgctgctcgctggatgtttttttgcttttcgcacaattctctgcaactgtagagactgacgtgaaaatcccagtagatcagcagttacagaaatactcaatcCAGCCCGTCttacaccaacaatcatgccatggtcgaaatcactgaaatcatatttttccccattctgatggttgatgtgaacattaactgaagctcctgacccatatctgcatgattttatgcattgcactgctgccacatgattggataattgcatgaaaaagtaggtgtacaggtgttcctaataaagtgctcagtgattgtatatcctcctgagacccggCAAGTCAGAGACATAAATCTCTGGCGTTTATCTCAAGAAGTAGATATGCTGAAACCTACTTTCCACTACAAggaacattcaataaaaaatgaagaagtaagttattataaatataaaaactgaTATTTTGTCGGCCAAGACACATCTCAGAGTAGGATATGCAGACAGTAACATTCAGTACATGCACAAATATACACTGAGAACAATAAAacttacataacattacattacaaaacatacccacaaacacacaagcacattcacaaacacgtattcgcacacaccctctcacatacTCTTACCTGTGTGCTCAGGTCTGTGGCAGAGGCGCTGAAAATGGGCTGCACTGTGGAGCCTGAACATTTTGAGTGTGTGACGCTGTACTTCAGTGACATTGTGGGCTTTACCACCATCTCTGCAAACAGCGAGCCCATCGAAGTGGTCGACCTCCTTAACGACCTCTACACTTTATTTGATGCCATCATCGGAGACCATGACGTCTACAAGGTCTGCCTTTCTCCCTCTACTGCGAAAGGCTGCAttccactgtgacatcactaccCAGTTGGAAACACTCTGACCCCAGAGTTCTTGCCTCAGGGCTAAACTCACATCCCGACACACACCTACTGTATTTGTTTCTTTGTGCAGCACAGTATACTGTAGTTTCCTGATATATTTTGTTGTGTAGCACAGTAAAGTGACCCCAAATGTTTCTTGGTGCAGCAGAGTAAAGAATCCCCCATATATTTTTGTACAGCACAGTAAACTATTTCCAAACATTTtgcagcacagtaaaatgtccccATGCGTTTCCCACAGGTGGAGACCATTGGTGACGCGTACATGGTGGCATCGGGGCTTCCTGTTCCTAATGGTGACCGGCATGCGGCTGAGATCGCCAACATGGCCCTGGACATCCTCAGTGCCGTCGGCACCTTCAAGATGCGGCACATGCCTGACGTGCCCGTGCGCATTCGCATCGGCCTGCACACAGGTCAGCACAGAGGCCCACAACCTGCGCAGAGCAGTCTTCCTTTGGTCCAGAAATGTCTGTGTTCTGGTATCCTGACTGTGCCAGCGCTCGGTGTACAGTAGTCCCATAGAGTGACAAACAATTAGCCATGGTCTCACCCTGGGAGGGAGGAATACAATCGGCAGGATTGTCCTTGCCTCGTCATGTGATAACAGCTCTTCATttaaatgcacttttttgtttaacaacacatacaaaatactttttgtgtCTTGTGACATTTTGTAtct contains:
- the LOC133133260 gene encoding retinal guanylyl cyclase 2-like encodes the protein MPRLLCPAHGLWREWTRSRSGIPDAEQTRTCAPPRHAGVLGLLLLALCLPVNSHATVFKVGLVGPWSCDPLFGKAMPDLAARLAVNRINRDASLSPDSSFDYVVLEEDCQTSGALRGFLGYYTHASAFVGPANPGYCEGAALLARSWNKALFSWACVGHELEETHRYPNLAPTLPTPTLALLALLRHFRWAHVGVVSSEEDVWVETASKVAGTLRSHGLPVDLVTSTGPDPPSMRHALAKIKRAEYLRLVILCMHSVLIGGETQKRFLETAYDMRVTDGSVVFVPYDTLLYSLPYRDVHYPALQNNSKLRRAYDAVLTLTLESPGPSFYQAYQEAVMHSELPNTLKPHQVSPLFGTLYSSVLLAAQALQGVRDSGEWLSGESLARHGRGLSFTGFAQRVLGNSSGACLPHYTLLDTDGQSCSLHPTHRIDAQDAMVRYLGRHIHFPRGAAPKADSSCWFTHGKICTGGVDPFYVLSIFLSVFLLVLILMGALFFIRRRISKIRKVRGPNKILLTLADVTFINPSLSNKKLSMSESKSSDVGRSPSDADLSLKSPFSSVSLAPATYDNSNVVVYEGDWAWLKKLPSGHFGAITPKTSDVFEMMKDMRHENVNPFLGFFHDCGMFALVTEFCSRGSLRDLLQNEDVKLDWMFKSSLLLDLIKGMKYLHHRELCHGRLKSQNCVVDGRFVLKITDYGYKEVLEAQRFPYVHPPPEELLWTAPELLRAPHPGIKGSQPGDVYSFSIIMQEVVIRGAPYCMLGLPAEELIQKLQKPVPLCRPLVSPDHAPMDCIQLMKQCWNEQPEKRPTFNDIFDQIKNMNKGKKTNIIDSMLRMLEQYSSNLEELIRERTEELEIEKHKTEKLLTQMLPPSVAEALKMGCTVEPEHFECVTLYFSDIVGFTTISANSEPIEVVDLLNDLYTLFDAIIGDHDVYKVETIGDAYMVASGLPVPNGDRHAAEIANMALDILSAVGTFKMRHMPDVPVRIRIGLHTGPCVAGVVGLTMPRYCLFGDTVNTASRMESTGMPYRIHVSDSTVKVLLELKEGYKVQQRGRTELEGKGTEETYWLTGKEGFTKPLPIPPELKPGQKAHGLQMEEIARYKRRKAEQQLTGKKN